Proteins from one Archocentrus centrarchus isolate MPI-CPG fArcCen1 chromosome 8, fArcCen1, whole genome shotgun sequence genomic window:
- the dnajb1a gene encoding dnaJ homolog subfamily B member 1a, with amino-acid sequence MGKDYYKVLGIAKGASEDEIKKAYRKQALRYHPDKNKSPGAEDKFKEIAEAYDVLSDAKKKDIYDRFGEEGLKGSANTGGGGHGGQSYNYSFHGDPHAIFAEFFGGRSPFDHFFFQDGEDDADVNDPFAAFGMSGMGGMGGFHRSFKPHPVGAHRAHEKKKDPPVVHELKVSLEEVFSGCTKKMRISRKRLNPDGCTMRSEDKILTVDIKRGWKEGTKITFPREGDETPSNIPADVVFVVKDKPHPVFRREGSDIVYPAKISLREALCGCTVKAPTLDGRTITVTSRDIVKPGMKKRISGEGLPLSKFPEKRGDMILDFTIKFPDKLAQNTRDTLEQILPL; translated from the exons ATGGGTAAAGATTACTACAAAGTGTTGGGAATAGCCAAAGGAGCATCTGAAGATGAAATTAAAAAGGCGTACAGAAAGCAGGCTCTGCGTTATCACCCCGACAAGAACAAATCTCCCGGAGCCGAAGACAAATTCAAGGAGATCGCCGAAGCGTATGATGTTCTCAGCGATGCCAAGAAAAAGGACATTTACGATCGTTTCGGAGAAGAAG GATTAAAGGGTTCAGCCAACACTGGAGGCGGAGGACACGGCGGTCAGAGCTACAACTACAGCTTCCATGGGGACCCTCATGCAATCTTCGCTGAGTTTTTTGGTGGCCGCAGCCCGTTCGATCACTTCTTCTTCCAGGACGGGGAGGACGACGCGGACGTCAACGACCCCTTTGCGGCATTTGGCATGTCAGGAATGGGCGGCATGGGTGGGTTTCACCGGTCCTTTAAACCCCACCCGGTAGGAGCTCACAGAGCGCACGAGAAGAAGAAGGACCCGCCTGTGGTGCACGAGCTGAAGGTGAGCCTGGAGGAGGTGTTCTCGGGTTGCACGAAAAAGATGAGGATCTCTCGTAAGAGGCTCAATCCAGACGGCTGCACCATGCGCAGCGAAGACAAGATTTTAACAGTCGATATAAAGCGTGGCTGGAAAGAGGGAACAAAAATCACCTTTCCCAGGGAGGGAGATGAAACTCCCTCCAACATTCCTGCAGATGTGGTGTTTGTGGTCAAAGACAAGCCTCACCCAGTGTTCAGAAGAGAGGGCTCAGATATTGTTTATCCTGCAAAAATATCTCTTAGAGAG GCGTTGTGCGGATGCACGGTCAAAGCTCCCACGCTGGACGGCCGAACCATCACTGTGACCTCCAGAGACATTGTTAAACCCGGAATGAAAAAGCGAATAAGTGGAGAAGGGCTGCCGCTGTCCAAGTTCCCTGAGAAGAGAGGTGACATGATCCTGGACTTCACTATTAAATTTCCTGACAAACTGGCCCAAAACACACGTGATACACTCGAGCAGATTCTCCCGTTGTGA